From Arachis hypogaea cultivar Tifrunner chromosome 3, arahy.Tifrunner.gnm2.J5K5, whole genome shotgun sequence:
ATATGTGATCAGGAAACATCAGATGTTCCCAATGGAGAGGCAGCTCTTTCTATGTGTAAATTCAGCAATCTGaatgatgatcaagatgaagtTCCTCCTTCCTTGAATTCACAATCATCTTCAGAGCATGTCCCATGTTTACCTACCACTAGTATGGTAAATTGTAAGGAAGCTACAGTAGCTGATGAGAGCAATGTTTCAATAAATGTGGAGACTCCAAATTTGCCTTCATCTGATGAAGGAATTGCTTCTTTGAATTTAAGATCACCTCAAAACCATGCCTATAGTCTAAATGAATTGTGTTTGCAAAGTTCTGAGAAATCTGCACAAACTTGCAAGGCTGTTGAAGGCAATGGTTCAAACAATGCTGTGTCTCAGAATTCACGTTTAACTGACGAGAGAATTGCTGCTGGCACCACAGTAGGTGTCCCAGATAGAGAAGCACATGTGGACATGCTCGGGACTGTCAGTGACAGTCATTGTCCAGAAAATATTACTGCTGTGAATCCCTCTTCATCCATGCAGCAAATACCCGATGGTGTTGTCAATGTCTTGGATTTAGAAGAGTTGTATAGACCATGTGTAACTGATGGTAATGCTATTACTATCTTAAATCAACCTTCGTCAGAGAAACAAAATCATGATGGACTCTCATCATCAACTATACCTGCTGGAGAAATTACAATTGAAGTACCCGAAACTGCTTTAGAGGCCTCAATAGTTGTATCAGATAGGGAATTGTCTGTGGAAATTCTTTCGTCACCCCTGAATCAAACATCTGTTGGAGCTTTCGGTCAAAGCAATACAACTCCCCTTCCAACCACACCCTCTTTACCACAACAAATTCCTGATGCAATATTGCCCTGCATGCCTGATGGACAAATTTCAGCAGAATTGTCGGAAACTAACCATGAGGTGGCTGAATGTCAGTTGACAGAAACAGTCAATACAAGTACCACATCAGACCAGCAGGAAGGAGTGGTAACCATGACAGAGAACACTTCGGTCCAGGAGACTGCAATATCTAGACCTGTTGATATCACGGAGCCTCTGGAACAATCGCAGCCAACATCATCTGTACAGTCCCTACCAGACACTGATAGAGCGAGAGAAGTGCAGAACTCTTTGGTGTCTGGTCCAGTTGATATTGTACTAGATAATCAATCCGATAATTCTTCACAGGTTCTTGAGCCTCAAGAGCAGGTGCAGCAGTTACCTGCTCTTGAGCTACTTCCTTCCAACCAGGATCTGTCTCACTTGCCTTTGGCAGCGGGAGTCGAACATCAGCAAACTAATGGAGATACTGTCCACAGCCATCATCTTGAGTCATCAAGtgaagtttcaaatgaagctgtAGGGCAGCAATCCTCTACTTCGGAACTTGTTTCACACTCACATCACGATGTGCAAACAGCCTCGAATCTGGGCCTTGTTTCATCTATACCTGGTGGAGTGAGAGCACAATCTTCAGACTCAAGAAACTTATCCACATCCTCAGGGGTCAATactcttcacattcaaactgcGGGCACATCAGCTTCTGGGATTGTTCCACCTATAAGCCGTGATCCACTTAAAAATGAATTGGACAGAATACGTAGACTTGGAGAGAAAAATATGAAGAATCATGAAGATGCGGTTAGCTTCTGGTTTACATATTGATTTGATTATGTTATTATACCTTAATTTACATTTttcatcccccccccccccaaccaaaaaaaaaaaaaaacaccaacgAAAAcgaaacaaaataaataactgtTTTTATTATAATGTTGGAACAGAAATTGCAGTTGAATTCTGATTATGAGAAGGAATTAGCAGAACTTCGCAGGAAGTATGAAGTTAAATTTCGTGACGCCGAGGTTGTGTTTCAGCAACAAAAGATGGAGCTGGATACATACTATAAAACAGTTCTTCTAAATCAAGCCTTGGCTGAGGCTTTTAGGATTAAAAATCATAGCGCATCTGGTAAATCAGGAATGCAGAAAGGTATATTTGTTTTctttatatctaaaaaaatatgttCCATACTACTGACTGAGCATATGATTAGAAAACCCATCTTCTTTTCCTTCCAATTATCCTGACCGTAGTAGAGGCATGACTGATTGCATTTAGATTTATATGGAGAGTAATAACGGATAAAACATTGTGCTCCTTTTTTTCCATGTTTCTTCAAACTTCGGTAACATCAAGGGAAATGATAGCTTTTTTCATATTCTAGTTATCTACAGTATCAAGGGAAACGATAGCTTTTTTCATATGTAATTATTTGCTTCAGTATCTGATCGTGTTTATGATACATTTATCTAATCTTTTTTCATATTCTAGTTATCTACAGCTATCCGAGCCACTCTTTGTATTTGTTTTTTTCTAACAACTGTCTTAATGTCAGATGCAAGTTTTACGCAGCAGTTACTTCAGTTTATAACACAGCGATCTGCTTCTCGGCCCCCTCAGGTTGGTTCGCCTTCCCGTGGTCCTATCGGCAGATCTCACGCTGTGGCCCCCCCGCCTCCACGGCTCGCATACAATACAACTGGAGTTTTCTCCAGCGTTCCTGCAAGATCACCTCATCCCCACCCCATGCCTTCACCCTCAGTAAATTTTGAAGCTAGTGGAGAAATCCGTGCTCCCGCACCACATCTGCAGCCTTATCGACCTTCAACACCTGTGCCTGCTTCTGGTACTGGTACAGGTACAGTTCCACCTGGGATGCCAACTCACCCTGCATTGGGTAACATTTCTTTAAATCCTGTGTCActtccttcccagccaccattgcaGTTGCCGAGGCACCATCAGCCTGATCCTCATAGGGGTCTTTCGCCTGTGACTTCAGGTGGGTTACCCCCTGCTAACTTATCTGCTAACAATCAATCTGATAAGAATGCGCCGAATATTTTGCCTCGTCTGTCACAATTGGCTTCGCTGGACCTAATGACGAGGTTAGGCAGCGGCAGTAACAGACGACCACCCAATGCATCCGTTCAAGCTACATCATCAGATGTAGTGTGTCTATcggatgatgatgaatgatgatcagTTCCATCGTTGattccttttttaattttttaccctAACACTAGGGCCTAGGACATTAAATTGCAACCTTTCTTCCCCTACTAGAGGGGGCTTTCTGAGGTCTGACATGAGTTTAGAAGGGCAGATATTATGATGTTGTTGGAGCCACGGTAGTGTGTTTCTGGATATTCTTGTAATGTAAAATGTAAATATATGTAATGCAGTTAATTGTTTGTCTTCTCTGTATTGACTATTGGAGCTAACTGTTTTATTATTTTGGCGATCATGATTCGTTAGTTGGGTTCATAAGCTAAACTTCTCTAAATTGATTAAGAACATGATATATTATTATCCACACAATCAGAGAAAAATAGTGGCAGAATGGTGCTACAATATGGCGGTTTTTAACTCAAATAGTGGCTTTTTAGAAGGGGGTTCAGGTCAAGTGGGGGCCATTAGGGATAGTGGCATTTTTAAACCAAATAGATGAAACAAGTAGATGGAGACACACTTAGGTGTGATTTTAATCGTGTATTTTTATACTTccctttttaatattttctttcgACATCTCTATGAGAAATTATGTGTGGTGATGCAAATGTTGAAGTCAAATATAACAAAATTGTCCATTATAACTAACACACTAGCTAGTTGTTTCACTATTATGGCATCCACCAGATCAAATTAAAGCAAGACAAAATCATGATAACAATATACATGTAACAGCTGTATGGTCAAAGGTTATGATCACATGATTTTGGTTGGTTGGTTTAGTCTATAGTCTACACTTATACTTTTAAACTGTATTTTTAAATGCTTGTTTTCTAGTAGATATTTAGTCTCCACACACCACCAAACTCAACTATGGAACAACAaaagaattaaagaaattaagtactaaaataaattacaatACCTCTTTTTTTGATCTGTAGTTATGTTAATAC
This genomic window contains:
- the LOC112785810 gene encoding uncharacterized protein isoform X1; amino-acid sequence: MKTVPTTPIARNRRSERLEKKTPPPSSAAPAPARGSSDLKKVEKSASVVPTPLRRSGRLSSSGSPSKGSNSKSFGSCSTEEKRKCVKRLRAQEEEEEEMEEGSEKEERAGSDSKVNRKRLHARVYRASLKSKGDFCGESNKMDKSTQEGDKDSGNKMENDSVVPSGDDKAKEMIAESRFSDPVEDLLLENNVAPSGATTDEARLASESNQSGCRGEETSETVVSRNTKRSQSRLSGPPEGLSEKNASSAAPQSAAQSDHSDCNGNETSPIRNSVFNESLIQKRVSHDRGENLIPSKRKGTMVDMHSDVSATSVDDENCNLAVAADPSKLCGSTGGTNGPCSKRIRRISLSDVQSDQRKLISNVDQLSPGVDGVRLSSRDKEGKSQGNDAEYIRKQQRCLILLLKPEIAKLCELLLLPDDVKKMADSCLQYVLNNRQICTKPVSILQAFQLSLCWTAASLLKHKLDFEASIKLAKQHLNFTCKKEMVDEIYSMLLGLREEILSHICGIIDSSKAPESSNRVYSYSEVAPVVDSANKDTPESTKEIPECENQEGNIHLMLQEEKQKLKAAMEKEKTEFERRVKLQWAAIRCCSPNDVTRSEKLKLFTSEYEKRVRELNRQHEIRLKDLEAKQLKSLQKPNIVEAISRPGSEVGLSKSPDNSVAFPADTLSKPWNSREQCSGGATSAEDEAQGSEKVSCESRNGEICDQETSDVPNGEAALSMCKFSNLNDDQDEVPPSLNSQSSSEHVPCLPTTSMVNCKEATVADESNVSINVETPNLPSSDEGIASLNLRSPQNHAYSLNELCLQSSEKSAQTCKAVEGNGSNNAVSQNSRLTDERIAAGTTVGVPDREAHVDMLGTVSDSHCPENITAVNPSSSMQQIPDGVVNVLDLEELYRPCVTDGNAITILNQPSSEKQNHDGLSSSTIPAGEITIEVPETALEASIVVSDRELSVEILSSPLNQTSVGAFGQSNTTPLPTTPSLPQQIPDAILPCMPDGQISAELSETNHEVAECQLTETVNTSTTSDQQEGVVTMTENTSVQETAISRPVDITEPLEQSQPTSSVQSLPDTDRAREVQNSLVSGPVDIVLDNQSDNSSQVLEPQEQVQQLPALELLPSNQDLSHLPLAAGVEHQQTNGDTVHSHHLESSSEVSNEAVGQQSSTSELVSHSHHDVQTASNLGLVSSIPGGVRAQSSDSRNLSTSSGVNTLHIQTAGTSASGIVPPISRDPLKNELDRIRRLGEKNMKNHEDAKLQLNSDYEKELAELRRKYEVKFRDAEVVFQQQKMELDTYYKTVLLNQALAEAFRIKNHSASGKSGMQKDASFTQQLLQFITQRSASRPPQVGSPSRGPIGRSHAVAPPPPRLAYNTTGVFSSVPARSPHPHPMPSPSVNFEASGEIRAPAPHLQPYRPSTPVPASGTGTGTVPPGMPTHPALGNISLNPVSLPSQPPLQLPRHHQPDPHRGLSPVTSGGLPPANLSANNQSDKNAPNILPRLSQLASLDLMTRLGSGSNRRPPNASVQATSSDVVCLSDDDE
- the LOC112785810 gene encoding uncharacterized protein isoform X2, whose product is MKTVPTTPIARNRRSERLEKKTPPPSSAAPAPARGSSDLKKVEKSASVVPTPLRRSGRLSSSGSPSKGSNSKSFGSCSTEEKRKCVKRLRAQEEEEEEMEEGSEKEERAGSDSKVNRKRLHARVYRASLKSKGDFCGESNKMDKSTQEGDKDSGNKMENDSVVPSGDDKAKEMIAESRFSDPVEDLLLENNVAPSGATTDEARLASESNQSGCRGEETSETVVSRNTKRSQSRLSGPPEGLSEKNASSAAPQSAAQSDHSDCNGNETSPIRNSVFNESLIQKRVSHDRGENLIPSKRKGTMVDMHSDVSATSVDDENCNLAVAADPSKLCGSTGGTNGPCSKRIRRISLSDVQSDQRKLISNVDQLSPGVDGVRLSSRDKEGKSQGNDAEYIRKQQRCLILLLKPEIAKLCELLLLPDDVKKMADSCLQYVLNNRQICTKPVSILQAFQLSLCWTAASLLKHKLDFEASIKLAKQHLNFTCKKEMVDEIYSMLLGLREEILSHICGIIDSSKAPESSNRVYSYSEVAPVVDSANKDTPESTKEIPECENQEGNIHLMLQEEKQKLKAAMEKEKTEFERRVKLQWAAIRCCSPNDVTRSEKLKLFTSEYEKRVRELNRQHEIRLKDLEAKQLKSLQKPNIVEAISRPGSEVGLSKSPDNSVAFPADTLSKPWNSREQCSGGATSAEDEAQGSEKVSCESRNGEICDQETSDVPNGEAALSMCKFSNLNDDQDEVPPSLNSQSSSEHVPCLPTTSMVNCKEATVADESNVSINVETPNLPSSDEGIASLNLRSPQNHAYSLNELCLQSSEKSAQTCKAVEGNGSNNAVSQNSRLTDERIAAGTTVGVPDREAHVDMLGTVSDSHCPENITAVNPSSSMQQIPDGVVNVLDLEELYRPCVTDGNAITILNQPSSEKQNHDGLSSSTIPAGEITIEVPETALEASIVVSDRELSVEILSSPLNQTSVGAFGQSNTTPLPTTPSLPQQIPDAILPCMPDGQISAELSETNHEVAECQLTETVNTSTTSDQQEGVVTMTENTSVQETAISRPVDITEPLEQSQPTSSVQSLPDTDRAREVQNSLVSGPVDIVLDNQSDNSSQVLELLPSNQDLSHLPLAAGVEHQQTNGDTVHSHHLESSSEVSNEAVGQQSSTSELVSHSHHDVQTASNLGLVSSIPGGVRAQSSDSRNLSTSSGVNTLHIQTAGTSASGIVPPISRDPLKNELDRIRRLGEKNMKNHEDAKLQLNSDYEKELAELRRKYEVKFRDAEVVFQQQKMELDTYYKTVLLNQALAEAFRIKNHSASGKSGMQKDASFTQQLLQFITQRSASRPPQVGSPSRGPIGRSHAVAPPPPRLAYNTTGVFSSVPARSPHPHPMPSPSVNFEASGEIRAPAPHLQPYRPSTPVPASGTGTGTVPPGMPTHPALGNISLNPVSLPSQPPLQLPRHHQPDPHRGLSPVTSGGLPPANLSANNQSDKNAPNILPRLSQLASLDLMTRLGSGSNRRPPNASVQATSSDVVCLSDDDE